CAGGCAGGGCCAGCAAGCTTCTGTGTCCCGGGATATCTGGTAGTAACGCCAAGAGAGCTGGGCCCTTCGTTCTTGGTAAGGGACCTGTTTGGGTTTACTCAGACTTACATTTGGGAAATGGTACCCTTTCAGAGTTGTGTGTGGTGTACAAATGCaattttgcgtgtgtgtgtttatgtgtttataatGCTCAGAAAACCAGGGGAGATGTTgaagggagggtgtgtgtgtgtgtgtgtgtgtgtgtgtgtgtgtgtgtgtgtgtgtgtgtgtgtgtgtgtgtgtgtgtgtgtgtgtgtgtgtgtgtgtgtgtgtgtgtgtgtgtgtgtgtgtgtgtgtgtgtgtgtgcacttttgaGACAAGAATGTAAAGAATTTTTCTGATCCCTATGACATAGGCTAGAAAACTCAGAGTCTGGATTTCAGGAAGGttgttgtttcctctcttctttaGGAAATGTGTCTCTTTCCTATGTTCTCAAACTTCTCTGTTTTTCAGCACAACACTCCTGCACTGTTTGCAATGCACAGTGCCAAAGAAAACATTACACGTAGGGTGTTAATCAGAGCATGCACATGCAACCTATAATGACTTGGAGTAAGAGCACACACTCCAGCATGTAGCCTGCCTTTTGGTCATGCAGCTGttccttttctttcacttgcaGGGCCTCGCCTCGGTAACTCTCCCGTGCCCAGCATAGTGCAGTGTCTGGCCCGGAAGGACGGCACAGATGACTTCTACCAGCTCAAGgtaagtaagtgtgtgtgtgtgtgtgtggctggcacACTTTTCTCCACCAATAGCAATAAATGAAACTCACAGTTTTATAGCAATTTGAGCATaaccttcaaaacaaaagctatTATGTCCCAATAGACATCTGAACCTTTGACCTTCCTAAACACAGCTTTGTGGGTGTTCATTTTATGGTCTTATGGTTTATGGCCTTAGACAACAAACCACAATTATCTTGGCTATTTCTTTATTGGTGCTATAGTGATAACTTTTACACAAGGGGGAAGCTTTAGAAGGGGGCAAAGAAAGGAGAAAGGTAGCGCCCCACCTGGAATGTCAACTTTTAACCCCCACGTCCATGTGGTGAGTCATTCTGTGACCCTCCCTCATACCCGTGACTGCAGCGCCTCTGTgtctgctgcacagcttgttTACTTCGCATTGGGACATGTGCCACTATTTCAAAGCTGCAGCTCAGTTTTGCCATCCCCCACATTCTAGATTCTAACCCCCAGCTAAATGCTGGCAAGCTGATGATTGCTTGCATTTATGTGAATGTTGGTGTTGGCCCTAAAGAATTCCTTAATATGGAGTGGTTAaagttttctctcctgtctgatCCTTTCTGGGCTCATGTcttgtgacctctgacctttgttCCAATCGCTTGTGTGGCTGTGGCAGATCCTGACACTGGAAGAGCGAGTGGACTCTGCCGGGGAGACCcaagaggagaggcagggaaaGATGTTGTTGCACACAGAGTACTCCCTTCTTTCTCTGCTGCACAACCAAGATGGGGTGGTGCACCATCATGGCCTCTTCCAGGTAGCTACCAGCCTGCAGACAATTAGCAtctaaattaattttttatttattatagtatattcttttttttttttcaaatcaccaatcagtcagtcatATCAGTAGTGACAATCAAAAATGTTACAGGCAATACAGAAAAAGTGAGACATTGTCTTGTAGATTATGTGGTTAGCCTATTACTCAGCACCTGTGTGGGTGAGCATTATTTATGATTGGGTATGCGAAATATGCCAGCATCAAAATGGAGAAGTTTCTGTTACTTCATACTCAGCTCAgaacatgacatcatcatgagCGAGTCCAAGTAGGAATCCGCTCTTATCCATTCAGTAATGGCAGAGATGAACTTGTCATTAGACCAGTCAgttgctttcattttcatgctCAGGTTTGTGTCGATGGAGAGGTGGGAGTACCATTGAAAGCCGTATTTATCTGCAGTCATTCTCTATTAACAGGCCCATCCATTCACAATGAGtcagcccccacccaccccccgcCTTTCTTCCCGTCTGCCTCCTCTTCTAACTTTGTTATTGttccatctgtctctttctctctttctttttctctctctcgctctctctcacatccTGTCTCTTCCATTCTGGCAGTGTGCTCAGAATAGCAGCATTGAGCTGTGCACTCTGTGATTCATTTAAGGCCTGCAATATTGATTGGATTATTATAGTGCATCTCCACTGTGAGAGAACCAGTTAATAATGAAAGCTTTCAGGGGCTTTGGctgtatctaaaaaaaaaactgacaaccTGATACAGAAATCAATAGGAAGTGGTGACTCTGCTAAGGTTGGAGTCGTAAGACATAAGAGGAATGACCTTTGTTATTGGTCCTCTACCACATCCACAGTGTGGAGGGGTGGATGCGTCTTATTCACATTTGAGATGTCTACATGCAAGATATTGATTTATGCCGTCTCCACTGCTGAAGTCTGTGTCGCCTCATGAACGAATCGGCTTTATCAGCTGCTTTGCTACAGGAATCCATTTGGTTTGATGCATTTGTGGGTGTCTGAAGTTATGATATTGATTAGAGGCTGCTGGAAATTGCATTGAAAATACATTACATCAACAACTCTGTCAACTTACAAAGGAAGTGACTTCCTGAAGATAGCTGCTAACTCCTCTTTTGTGTCCCAGGACCGTGCCTATGAGATCGTAGAGGACATAGAGGCTAACAAAGTGCGCAAGATGAAGAAGCGGATTTGTCTAGTACTGGACTGCCTGTGTGCCCACGACTTCAGCGACAAGACAGCTGACCTAATTAACTTACAGCACTACGTCATCAAGGAGAAACGACTGAGTGAGCGCGAGGCCATTGTCATCTTCTATGATGTGGTGCGTGTCGTGGAGGCCCTGCATAAGGTAAGTCTAGACTACACCAAGATAAGCTGTGTTTCTCTGGAAAGTTAAGCTTTCATACCCTCAGCTATGTGCTTGAAAGCtggttcatttgtttatttatttatttatttatttattttttcaatgaaGGAAGCTTTTGTCAGCTTTAAGGAGCAATtgcattgttgttgctgtttgctaGTCACACATCCTTTAGGATGACTCATTTCACATTACCATGTGCCACTCCCAGAAACAAGATGAAAGATTGTTTTGCTACCAGTGATTCACTAAGCACAGTATGACCAGTTCTTTCTtgcttctttctgttttgcctgCAGAAAAATATTGTGCACAGAGACCTCAAGCTGGGCAACATGGTGCTGAACAAACGGTAAGGTGacactgtcagtcagtcagtccattCCACCCACTGGGCCTTCTCAGCTGGGTAACTAGTCAGTTACCTCACTGATTAGAGCACGTCAAGTCAGGCTGCCATTCTCTTTAGACTCAGCCATGTATGAAAGGCCCAAGCCTTAAACCCAAGCAGGGGTCAAATTCTCAGACCAAGAGTGAGAGAAGCTATAGCAACCTTAAGCTATGCTGTCCTCCATCTGGCTTTGGGTCCTCCATGTCTATGTGTTGAGTAAACAGTGATGATTCATCTCCCACGGTCAGGTTTTTGGAAGCAGAGGGGGGACCGGACTCTTGTGCAAAACGGAGCAAATGAAAGAACGTGCCACTGCTTTGTTGTctgtgggagagaggagggtggcAGTAGTGTGTCTGTTCATCTGTGTTTTGTATCAGAGTGcaagctgttgctgttttcctcCTTTGCACAGCAGAGGTCTGAATGTGCATGCTTGGAGATACTGGAAAAACACGCCACAAAAAAGCCAGTCTTTCTGTGGGATTGCATGACTAACACTAGACACTCTCACACTCTTCTCCTCTGCATGCTTACACAAACCTGCCACATCCAAACATCCATGCTTGTATCAGACAAatgcgtgtgtgcattcatgGTTTTGTCCTATAGTCTGCTTACTCACTTGTGGTACCTCACCTGCACATGTGAGCACATGctttgaaaatgtcatgttCCCAGCTTATCCAcccaccacacatgcacatacacatacacatatgcacacactttgtcagGGCTTAGAGCCCGGTGCCCCCACCAGCAGTGGTGGTGATGAAACAGGAGAGTGTTTTGGCCAAGGGAGGAGGGTGGTGGGGAACGGAGCAGACGAGCGGAACACTCCGTCCCAGCTGGAGACAAAAGAGAGGCCTGCCAAAGGCCCCATAGCTCAGGACTGACTCACACTGCAAtgcacgtcacacacacacacacacacacacacacgtgcacacacattcagagtCATCACTCTATTTACCCTGTACtctgctctttcctcttttttctccctttgctCTCCTGTCTTCATTCTCTGTCTGCTTTATCCCCTTTGTCATGGctcctttcttcttttcacCTCTCTTGTCTGCTTTTTTGCCACATACTTAACTTCCGTGCATGTTTCTTCTTTCACTCCAAACGGGATGTGTATGAATGTACAATACAGGAAGAGCACAGTAAATTTAGAGGAAGACCACTCCCAAAATGTGCTCCCCCAAGGCTTGTCATCGCATTGGGAAATGCAACGTCAACAGGCTCTGCAGTTTAGGCAAAAATTATGCGATTTCCTCTTGCAAAGCCAGCTGTTATGAAAGCAGGATGTTGTAGATCAGTCTGTGTGGTTGAGTTACATATGTTGAGTTGTGTTGACTTCcttggttttaattttgagtcACTGGTTTGGGACACAACCATTTGTAAATGCATATGTCACAGTAAGGTGTGTTGGGCTCTGTTTTTCCACACAGCTCTTGTCACTCTAGATCAACAGGCTCTCATGAGCCATGTCGTCCCACCATTTCAAAGATATAACTCCTTGCACCCCCCCTTAAAGTCCAGTCAGCCTTTTCATTCTTTAGTGATGAACCGTGTTAAACTGTTGTTCAGAAATAATTGTCCAATCCCTTTACAGCAAACTTGTTTCATTCGGAGTTTTCCAATGTTACTataatttacatgtttttgttttccaatttGTAAATTGTGGTAACGCACTAACACATACTTTACAATAGTGGTAGCTTTGATCCATGAGAGATCTTATAACATTTGGTTATTAAAGAAATTTATTTTGGGACATGCAGTTTGCTGGTCTCTGTGCAAAAGATGCCCTGTATTTAACCTCATTTCTCATCAGCAAGGTTATTTTCAGCAGGAGGTTGTGGGGAGGGAAGAGAAGGGTTTATAGTCATGGGGGGTGTTTAGGTTTCTGGTTTCCTGACTActcaggtcacatgaccaggaAGCGGAGATGGTGTGGTCTCCCCAGTCCTCAGGGACCCTTGCCTCATGAGGCAAACATGCAATCTCATTCAATCTCCGGTGCAAGAATAGCAGCCTCAGTCGTGATGCGCATGGACAAAAGAACAGACTCCTTGATAAAGGAAGCTTTTATGTTGAGGGTCCTTGAAGCATTGCACTCCATTTCTCTGGCCAATCCTTGTGTAGATCACAAGGCCACTGTATGGTTGCAGAGATTTGAGTGGTCGGAGTGCATCAGCAGATGGAAATTGTTATTTGGACAAAATGTTCACTGGGAAGATTGAGATTAGAGCATTTAGTTGAATGTGGGTGTTGGACAGGAATTGGCTCCAAACACCATAATGGGTGCATTGAGTATGCAGTTGGGAGCAGGgtgtgaaagtgagagagaataGGGGAAGCTGTTGACCTCAGTCTCTTTTGAAAGCGGATATGGGTGAGGAGCGTGATCCTGACTGGACCCAGACTGTGTAGTGTATTTATTCATGTGCTTTTGTATGCATATTTAGCATGAGAGTAAATTTGTGGTTGCACTTTGGAACACATTTTAACTTTTCTTTACCTTATATACCCGTTTGCCAACCCATTGCCATGCAGGCTTAGTCATCCGGACAATTATCCCAAGCCACAGGTTGACTCACATGTTTGTCAAAGTGcggcttttttattttctctttctccctcaaaTGAACAGGGAGAGATAGAACAGTCCATAGTCCCTTGGCTTAAATACTGTAAGGTTTCAATCAGCCACACGCAAACTAAATTTACCTTGGATGAGTCAGGCAAAAATCTGATAGTCCCACAGTGTTTCCACAGAAACCAAATTAATCAAACATCGCTGGTAACAGCAGTGGAGCTCCTCAGACGTTGGAGCGCCAGTGAGTCTGGTGCGTTCAGAGGATATCATAGGCTGATGTAGGGGGGTGGTCATTATGATGTGGCCAAGATGATGATGTAGATGATGACAATAAACTTGCCATACTTTATATATTACTTACCTTATTGCAGCTACATGAGTTTACAATTGCTTTACaagaatgcataaaaaatagAGTGAACTgataaaacaggaaacactgacaagaaaattgtttaggagaaaaaaatacaaatacataaaaagaaaCTAGCCAAAAAAAATAGTGCATGAGTGAAAGTGGGGCAAATCTAAATGCATTATGTAAAAGGAAgtcatttgtgcattttaagAAGTGATTTGATACAATACTGAATTACCTAGCCAAATTATCTTGGGTGTTCTGTACTATAGAAACTCTTATTGCAAAAGTACTTCTTGCAATCACGCTCAGTCTGGATCAAAGGACAGTCATAATGTCCCTTGCTGAGGACTGCAGGCAACTCTCTGACTCATGAGGAAATAAGTGTTTTGCAGTATAGTATGGGCTgagactaaaaaacaaaaacaaacaaatacataaatacatcaatatatgaatgtacaaaataataaaaaataaataaataaataaaatgagtaCAGGTTGCTTCCCATTTTGTGCCACCCACATCTCAGTTTGGGAGCTCAATAAGGAATAATGCTTTTACCTACATTTCATTGGTGAACTTCATGAGGAGTTAGTGTCcttatttgtcttttgttttttttctctccccctaaACCATCCGGTGCATATTATGCAGGATTTGAGATGAAATGCAAGAGTGACTTTAGAGTTAGGCAGCAATAGAGGGAGTTGCAATAGTCTAAACAAGGTGAGATTAAAGCATTCATGACCTTATCTAATTCTGTggaggaaaaatacaaattgaTTTGAACTGTATTTCTGTATCTAGAAGGGACTTTATAATAAGGCTTTCAGATCTTGCTGTTGTGGTGTTATTGAAAGTTGTGAGACATCCAAGACTTGATGTTTGTCAAGCAGTTCTTAGGAATAAGTGTCTTTGCCGGATGAATGGTTTGAATCATCAGGTTTAAATGTTAAATACTGATAATGTGAGCTAATAGATGTAACTGTATTGTCTATGTAGCAGTCAAAAGAGACGACTTTATGAATGACGTTGTCAAGCCGAAGCttgcagaaatggaaaaagactCAGCCCAGCATTGTGTGAAATGCCACACTAAGCATTAGGACTAAGTAGTTTCCTGCCTCTGCTTTTAATAAAAGGTTGTTTGTTGTGCTATGTAGTCTAAAACCTGTTTGTATTTAGGCCAAAACATTGTTCAAGAGAGATGACAGTTGACTAAAATGTGCAAAGTGTACCAGCAAGATGCATTTATAGCAGATAATCTTTGAGAAGTTTTTGGGAGCAACAATTAGCAACTAAAACATCCAGCCAGAGGGGGATTTTAGGAATGgtgtactttatttttttttagaatattgtttattgtttgacAATAGTAAGAGCTccttacatttattttcaagtATCACATATGCAGGAGATgaaagacatttattttattttatttggtacACTAGTTTCTTTGCATCTGGGATTTTATCAGATTGTGATGTAGTTTCAAGGCCCGTTGAATCGTAGAAGTGTCAAATCAACGAGGCCTGTTAGCAAGTTCCACCTAATGGTAATTGTACTGTCAGCCTGTGTCAGTTTTCTACTTTAAATTACAGAGTGCATTTCACATTATAAGCATATTTTCGTTTTAGTACTAGCATTTCAACTACAATAGGTCTATTTGCTATGCTTTGATTAAGTTAAAGTGGAAATTACCAAATTTATGTTCATTTGAGTTGTCTCTGCGCTTGCAGGACTCACCGTATCACCATCACCAACTTCTGCTTGGGAAAGCACCTGGTGAGTGAGGACGACCTGCTGAAGGACCAGAGAGGAAGTCCAGCATACATCAGCCCTGATGTACTGAGTGGTGAGAGAAGATTTAATATTTTGCATGCATCATGACCTACGCTTAAAACCTGGTGTTTATTGAGGATTTCAAGAAGAGAATCACAAAAATGCAATTGAAATGATGTGGATAGCGCAAGCTTTAAATGTGGTGATCAGCAAGAGAGAGCATGGGTACTGTCATTAGGCAAGTTTGAAGAGAACAGGATGGAAAATTAGAGCAATCTATACTGA
The Myripristis murdjan chromosome 16, fMyrMur1.1, whole genome shotgun sequence DNA segment above includes these coding regions:
- the stk40 gene encoding serine/threonine-protein kinase 40 → MSKRRSSERGAGETSGRASKLLCPGISGSNAKRAGPFVLGPRLGNSPVPSIVQCLARKDGTDDFYQLKILTLEERVDSAGETQEERQGKMLLHTEYSLLSLLHNQDGVVHHHGLFQDRAYEIVEDIEANKVRKMKKRICLVLDCLCAHDFSDKTADLINLQHYVIKEKRLSEREAIVIFYDVVRVVEALHKKNIVHRDLKLGNMVLNKRTHRITITNFCLGKHLVSEDDLLKDQRGSPAYISPDVLSGRPYRGKPSDMWALGVVLFTMLYGQFPFYDSIPQELFRKIKAAEYSIPEDGRVSESTVCLIRKLLVLDPQQRLTAGEVLESLSAIIASWQSVSSLNGPLQVVPDIDDQVNHPEHLQEAKVTEESSQYEFENYMRQQLLLAEEKNTIHEAKSFLTKRQFGSIPPVRRLGHDAQPVSPLDAAILAQRFLRK